In Nicotiana tabacum cultivar K326 chromosome 21, ASM71507v2, whole genome shotgun sequence, one DNA window encodes the following:
- the LOC107804842 gene encoding histone H3.2-like, producing the protein MARTKQTARKSTGGKAPRKQLATKAARKSAPATGGVKKPHRFRPGTVALREIRKYQKSTELLIRKLPFQRLVREIAQDFKTDLRFQSSAVAALQEATEAYLVGLFEDTNLCAIHAKRVTIMPKDIQLARRIRGERA; encoded by the coding sequence AAATCAACAGGTGGTAAGGCTCCAAGGAAGCAGCTAGCTACAAAGGCTGCGAGAAAGTCAGCTCCGGCTACCGGAGGAGTGAAGAAACCTCACCGTTTCCGTCCCGGAACTGTAGCTTTAAGGGAAATTCGGAAGTACCAGAAATCGACAGAGTTGTTGATAAGAAAGTTGCCGTTTCAGAGGCTAGTGAGGGAAATAGCACAGGATTTCAAGACAGATCTGAGGTTCCAAAGCAGTGCTGTTGCTGCCCTACAAGAGGCTACTGAGGCTTACCTTGTTGGACTCTTTGAAGATACAAATCTCTGTGCCATTCACGCGAAAAGGGTCACTATCATGCCCAAGGACATTCAGCTCGCTAGGAGGATTCGTGGTGAAAGGGCTTAG